A window of the Apostichopus japonicus isolate 1M-3 chromosome 8, ASM3797524v1, whole genome shotgun sequence genome harbors these coding sequences:
- the LOC139971504 gene encoding neuronal acetylcholine receptor subunit alpha-7-like has protein sequence MKEAINCLKTSLFTHASDVDEKKMANFKNVCLGVAIMFLHVQFGFHCGVSALQTVASKRLADDLLTNYGSRYVRPVKDVDSTLSVYFRAKPIWFADFDEARQVLSFVAANQYKWKDEFLTWNPDDYGGVTEINFGKDQIWFPDVTPYERVDTGPVDANMDETFLTVDYEGQVVYYNLAFYAIFCKMDVRLFPYDSHGCLIRFLAYSFEGDAVSLYYVNDSDSSENILKKNGVWSVSGYDIQEVETTYLCCPTPYREVYYTIYIRRESGFYVLNVGVPTVLLSLTTLSVFVLHPESGEKVSLCVNNVLALIIFQQLLATNMPPTGDETPIVAYYFVVVISISYLSVLTTCLTLGIYHNKAKRPLPKLLKLILYPGGCLSHRRVTDSSDGRGNRKGDTLVVNHAGMEDTGIVLSPGTVTTGATRIIPNQPMQPSVRSINRGSRRRHSEASAAAFETEWVHAAIRLDMIFFGLALSTMLLALAYCLFLFIYEMPNHV, from the exons ATGAAAGAAGCAATCAACTGTCTGAAAACATCTCTTTTTACGCATGCGTCTGATGTAGACGAGAAGAAAATGGCAAACTTCAAGAATGTGTGTCTGGGAGTTGCGATTATGTTTCTCCATGTTCAGTTTGGATTTCACTGTGGAGTGA GTGCATTGCAAACGGTTGCCTCTAAACGGCTAGCCGATGACCTTCTTACTAACTATGGTTCACGCTATGTCAGACCAGTCAAAGATGTCGACTCCACGCTGAGCGTTTACTTCAGAGCCAAGCCAATATGGTTTGCAGATTTT GACGAAGCAAGACAAGTGTTGTCATTCGTTGCGGCAAATCAATAC AAATGGAAGGACGAATTTCTGACTTGGAATCCAGACGACTATGGAGGCGTTACAGAGATAAATTTTGGGAAAGATCAAATCTGGTTTCCAGATGTAACTCCTTATGAGAG AGTTGATACTGGACCGGTAGATGCTAACATGGATGAAACGTTTCTAACAGTGGACTACGAAGGTCAGGTCGTTTACTATAATCTCGCATTTTATGCTATTTTCTGCAAGATGGACGTTCGTCTCTTCCCCTACGACAGCCATGGATGTCTCATTAGGTTTTTGGCTTATTCTTTTGAAGGAGACGCC gTTTCTCTTTACTATGTGAACGATTCTGATTCATCCGAAAACATATTAAAGAAGAACGGTGTTTGGTCGGTTTCCGGGTATGACATTCAAGAGGTTGAGACCACATATCTGTGTTGCCCCACACCGTATAGAGAGGTTTACTATACGATATACATACGGAGAGAGAGTGGTTTCTATGTCCTGAATGTTGGAGTACCGACCGTCTTGTTATCACTAACTACTCTATCGGTGTTTGTACTTCACCCCGAGTCCGGTGAAAAGGTATCTCTCTGTGTTAACAATGTCCTGGCTTTGATTATTTTTCAACAATTGCTAGCTACGAATATGCCGCCAACTGGAGATGAAACACCTATTGttg CTTATTACTTCGTAGTTGTCATCAGCATCAGCTATCTGTCGGTTCTTACAACTTGCCTGACCCTTGGCATCTATCATAATAAAGCTAAGCGCCCTCTTCCCAAGCTGCTTAAACTGATATTATACCCCGGAGGTTGCCTTAGTCACCGACGCGTTACTGATAGTTCAGACGGTCGTGG AAATCGGAAAGGTGATACTTTGGTCGTAAACCATGCGGGCATGGAGGACACGGGAATCGTGTTATCCCCAGGTACGGTTACCACCGGTGCTACCAGAATTATCCCAAATCAACCGATGCAACCTTCTGTGAGATCCATCAACAGAGGTTCCAGAAGACGACACAGTGAAGCTAGCGCAGCAGCATTTGAAACTGAATGGGTCCATGCAGCTATTCGGCTGGATATGATATTTTTCGGTCTCGCATTGTCTACAATGCTCTTGGCATTGGCATACTGCTTATTTCTGTTTATTTACGAAATGCCAAATCACGTGTGA